A segment of the uncultured Desulfobulbus sp. genome:
GACATTTTCGGTTTGCTTGGCTTCTATCTGCGAAACCAGATCAACCTGTATGTCGGTCAAGTTGCCACTGGCGAGAACCCCGTTTTCATTGTAGATGGACCCCTGAAGCCGGTAGCCGTCGGCCGTGACCAGATATCCGTCATCATCAAAGCTGAAATTCCCGTTACGGGTGTACAGGGTGGAATCGGAGAGGGGATCGCTGACGATAAAAAAACCGCTGCCTTCAATGGCGATGTCCGTCGAGCTTTCCGTGGATTCAAATCCACCCTGGCTGTAGTTGGTCTGCACGGTTTGCACCTGGGAACCACGTCCAACCTGGGAGTTGCCACTGGAACTGGCGATATTTGCGGAGAGAAGGTCGGAAAAGAGGGTTGAACTTGCTTTGAACCCCACGGTCGAGCTGTTGGCAATGTTGTTGCCGGTGACGGTCATGGCCTGTGAGGTGCCTTGAAGCCCAGTGATGGCGGTGTATAATGCAGTTGAAAGTCCCATATGTTTCCTCTGAACTGGTCACCGAGATTTTGGCCGCACTGCGATCTGGTGCATTCCCTGCGGAATCGCAATGGGTTAGGTCGTCGGTTTTTGAAGTGCGTCCGTGCAACAACACTCCCCGTCCTGGAGAGAAACCTAAGCTGTAAGAGGTGCTTTCTTTGTAATCCGGCGCTAAAATCCGGATTTTTCTGTCCTCTATGAGTCGTTATCGGCATCGGTATCTATTCAATTTTATTGTAATAAAGTAACGTTTGGTTGTTACCGTGTAATCTGCTTGCCTGTTTCGTTTCAACTGTAACGATCTGTTGAAGAAGGCGAACTGCACGAGGAAGGAGTTCTTGCGGTTGGCTAGCGCTTTCATGTGTAACTATCTTAAATTTCAGCATAAAATTTATAGGTTTGCTATGCGGAGAGAAAGGGTCGGGGATACAAGAAATGAAAAGTTGGGGAGTGGGAGTGGAAAAAGAAAAGAAAGATTATGTTGAGGGTAAACAATCCTGCTTGACAAAGCCTCTGAGGTACGGTAAATAGCGCGCGTTCCACACGACATGGCCCCATCGTCTAGTGGCCTAGGACACCGGCCTCTCACGCCGGTAACAGGGGTTCGAGTCCCCTTGGGGTCACCAAGTAATTCAGCTACTTGGTGAAGTTACATTCCGACGCCTTGAAAGTTAATGCGCTTTCAAGGCGTTTTTCTTTTTCAGCATACCGCATTTTTCTGTTTCGCTTCTGTCCGATCCTTGAGGCCGGGCAGCACTTCTAAAACCTCACGGTTTCCAGAGTCCAAAGAATGGATATACCGGGCCGTGGTGGTTATGCTTCCATGACGAAGCATTTTCTGAATTTCCACGAGCGGCACATTTTGAGACGCCAGTATTGAGGCGAATAGGTGTCGGATGCCATGGAATCCAAATTGCTTTACATTTGCCTTGTTGCAAAGACGTTTTAGCCAGTGTTGCCGAAATTGATAAGGAACCCACTTTTGCGGAGCCTCATCACATTGGTTGAGAAAAACGTATCGAAGTAGGCCGGTTGTTCGCTTATGCTCCCGAAGCAGTTGTTCCAGATCCGCGGTTAATGGCAGCCAAGCAGCTTTCCATTCACCAAGCTCGTTTTTCTTGGTGTGAAGACAAATTTTTCTGCGGGCAAAATCGACGTCTTTCCACTGGAGCCGAAAAACTTCATCGCGGCGCGCCCCGGTATGGAGGCACAAAAGCAACATCAGTTTATCCTGAAAGACATCAGCTACGGCATAAACACGCCAAAAATCGTCAAGGGTAGGGACCACTCGTTCAATGCGGGTTTCAGCGAATCGCTGAACAGTATCAAACGGGTTATCCTTGGGCAAACCAAGGAACTTGATGCCCCACTGCCAGGCCGCTCTCAGATTCTTTCGCTGTTTGTTAGCAGCATTTCCAGATCTCTGTGCAGCTTCTTTCTCAAGAAATAGCCGAACATCATTTGCAGATAGACCGTCGACGTTATCTTGTGCGGAGGTGGATCGAAAGAATTCTCGAAAAGCAAAACGCTTCTCTTCATACGTCTTTTCGCTGAACCGGGCCTTTGCATAGTCAAGATATGACGTCGCCCAATCATGCAAGCAAACCGTGCGGATCAGGTCGGTGTTCTGAATCTCCGAGATCCATCGTTCCTTTTCTTCCACTTCCCATTTCAGAGCAGCTTGCTTGCTGGCAAACTGTTTGCGTCTCTGTTTCCCGTTGACCACTACCTGGCCCAACCACGGAAATTTGTCTTTGTTCTTGTTGTAGTTTCGATATGGCATCGATCAGTTTCCTTTCGAAAAAAATTATTTTACGCTGACCGATTCGTACGCCTCCAAATTTGGAAGCATACCGTCGAACAGTGCTTTCGGAAACTCCAAACCGCTGAGCGACTTCAACGGTAGACAATCGGCGTCCTAATTCGAGTTCAATGTGATCCATAATCAAAACCCCGGTAAACGATGTTGTCGTTTGTCGATGGGCGGTTTCTCTTCGCGGATCGCGGCCCTCATGCGCCGGGCACGTTCCGAAATTTCCGGCATGTACTCAGCGCCGAGAGGCTTCTTGCCCATCAGGCCGCGCCGGGGAGTGGTGAAGATAGAGGCTTTCATTTTCAGAACGGCTTTTCGTTGAGGTATTTCAGGCTGTAGACAATCCCGAGGAGATGGTTTTCCATCATCTGATGGAGGGCATAGAGGGGAACGCCCTTTGCCTCCAGCAGGGATTCGATTTCGTTGAATTGTCCGGAGCGGAAAGCAAAAAAGACGGCCCCAGGGCGATCATGGGAGCATGAACGATAGAAGGGCAAACCGGTGATCAGCCAATGAAGGTCAACACCCAGGTGGGAAAGGCGTTCAAGGGCTACGGCGTCAGGGGAAACCGTACCGTCTTCATACCGTTGCAAGGTTCTCAGGCTGACAGCCAGTTTTTCAGCCATAGCTTTTTGGCTCAGCTGCAATTCCTTCCGGATCTGGCGGAACCGATCTTGAAAGCCATTGTTGTTCGGTGACTGGTACGTCATCCCCTCGCCGGGTTTTTCCTCAGTTATGACAAGCATTGTATCCTCTTGATCAGGTTTCTTGGCTGTTCGTTACATCGCTTGGGGGGCTTCGCATGCGCCCCCAACGAGGGTGTCTTTCCTGTTGGGTGATCCATCCAGGCCGCAGGGTAATAAACCATGACCTGGGCACTGTGCCCCTGTTGCGCGCTTAACGGCCCCCCTCAGTACGTTGAGGGCGTGGTGGTTACGGGTTCAGCGGTTTTTCGCTGAAAAATCGTACCGGCGCGCTTCGCCCCCTGGTTACCTGCTGCGCAGAACTGCAGAGAGCGCGAAGTTGTTCCGGGGTAAGCGGGAGTCTATCCCGCGAGCGTTGCCCTGAATTCGTTGCGCTTGGTTTCCATCTTCTTGATGAACGCCTGTTCATCTTCAAAGAAGGCGTGCAAGTCTTCCTCAATCATGCCTTGGCAGAGGAAGACGATTTTATCGATGTCGTTGGGCTGCACTTCCAGGGAGGCACAGACAGACATTAGAATCCCCCGGGCCTGCTTGCGGAGCATCACGATATCTTTGTGTTTGGCTGGATGCATTCGGACGTAGCCGAAAACGCCCGTCCAAACCACTGCCTGGACCTGTTGCCAGAACTCGGAAACTTTGGATTTTGTCTGGTTGTGGTTGCGGTTCACCGGGCTGTCGGCATGGCGGGTCCATTCGTTTGTCAGGTAGGCCCAGAGGGATTTAAGACTGTTTACCAGGTCAACGACTGTATTAATCTGCCTGCCTTTCAGTTCGGAGATGTGGAACTGACGTTCACCATCCACGAACTCTACATGACTCATGTCGGCAAATTCCCGGAGCCGCGGCCGCCGGATCTGGTATTCGATACGGGTCACTGGCAGTTCGTCGTATTTGTCGACACCCCAGATTTCGGCAAAGACCTGCTGTTTGTTGGTGGCGCGTTTTCTTTTAAGCTCCATGACCTTGTCATAGGCCCGAAACATCATGTCACCGCTGCCGATGGTGATGCCGGAGAATTTGCGGTTGGTGTAGTGGCTATTGAACTCAACTTCGTCGGGTTCTGGTTCGGGTGTACGCTTGGTTACCTTGAGGCCGCCGTAAAAATCGTTGTCGCGGGCAAGGGCGATCCAATGGGTACGGTCCTCCAGGTCGGTGGTTTTGATATCCGTGCCGACGAAGTCAGCGGCGAGGTGCACCTCAGAGACGATTTCCTTAAAGACTTTGCCGCCATGGATGGCGAGAAAGGCTTTCACCCGCTCATAGATTTCGTAAAAGCCAGGTGACCAGCAGGAAAGGGAGCCGATTTCCAAGCGGCAGTTGGGTATTTTCTGATCATGCGAGCGGCGGTTGAACAGCAGGGTGATGTCGCCGGATTTGATGCGGTAGGTATAGTACCGGATGCCGGTCCGGTAGAGGTTCCAGTCGAAGCCATGTTCCTTGAAGACCGGGATGCACTCGAGTTCGGTATCCTGGACCTGCTTTTTCATGAAGTCGAGAATCGGAAGGAGGTCACTTTCCTGTCCATCCCATTGCACATGCAAAGACACTTTCAAAAAATCTACACATCGCTTGACCCTCAACCCTGGCAACTCCGATACTACTGGTAAACCACTTGTTAATCGGGCTTGTGGATCGGAGCCGGTGGGCTGCTCCTTGGTGGTGCGGACATTGATCGCGGCAGCATCCCGGTGGACAAAGAGCGGGTATCCATGATCGAACCGGTAATCCTGCAGGGGGATGTCTTTGAGGTGGTCAGGGAAAGGCTCAAAGAAGGTGGGGATGTTGGAGAGGTCTACCTGTTGGCCGTGCGCGGCTGCGCTGACTTTTTGGGAGAGTGGGTCTTTGGATCGGTGTGAATGGTACATGAAAATACCTCCGTCTAAATAAGAGTGAATAAATTTTGCTGAGAGTGGGGTTTGATAAAACGCAGCATCCTGCGGGATACCTTGCCGTTATAGAAAGGCTTGATTTTATCTTCGGTGGAAAAACGGTGTTCAAGGTCAGCAACTGTTTTGTAACCGTTAAATCCTCGATTAGGAGTGGGGATATCTGTATCCATCTTGAGCAGCTGGGACCAAAGTTCGGGCCGGTACTTGCGGAGGGAGCGCAGATCCGGAAGTGATTGCAGCGGGCAACACCAGCAGGACACACGGTTGAAAATATCGTAGAGTCCGCCCCAGGTGTAGCCGAGCTTCCGGCAGTATTCGAGTGCCTGTTCTTCGGTGACTCCATATTCAATGAGGGGATAGCGTTTATTTCCAGATTTAACGCGGTGCAGCTCGTCGGCGGCAATTCCAACGCAAACAACAGCATTTTCAATTTGCTTGATTCGCTTATCAAGCTGCCGTGTTTTCAGTCCGGTACACCATCGATTCAAATGATTTGGCCATCCATACCCAACATTCCCGGCCTGCTTCTTTTTCATCTCCCATTCATACATCCAATAATCGAACGGTTCTTCGGGCTCCAACCGCACCACCTTGAGCCCCGTTTTCTGCTCAACTAGATCGATATGCTTCACCATTTCCGGAAATTCCCAACCGGTGTCAAAGAACACTGCCGAGTGGATCTGCTCGCCACGATCAAGCATCATGTGGAGCATGGCGGTGGAATCTTTGCCGCCGGAAAGAGAAATAACATTGTTCATTTATGGGTTGTCCTGTTAAAATTTGACAATTTCCTATACCCCTTATAGGCTGTATTGAAGTCGAGCCTATCGACTCCCCTGGCCCCTGCTGTCTGCCTCCACAAACCGGCAGCGGGGGCATTTATTCTCAGCATAATGTCTTGGTCTCACGAAAATTTGATGGTTGGCTAATCAAATCCAATCACAGCTAGATTTATATGGACCCGTTCTTCACGTTCTCATTGAATAAGAACGCTCCTGCCTCAGGACCCCTTTGCCGGTTTCTCCCACCCTCTTTTGCGGCAAAGGGGTCATTCTTTTTGTCCCAAGCCATTCTTTGCCTGGTGACTTTGCTTTCACACCGGCCACAGAGGCCAAATCCCGGATCATCGATTGACATAGACGTTTCCCGGCCACAGTCGGCGCAGGAGAAGTGCGCCTGCGGCGTTGGTTGTAGTTGGATGCTTTGCATTACTTTCTTCATGTGCTGGTTACCCTGGTTGGAGGTTGGTTTCGATCTTGGCTACTGGTTCGTCGCAGGCGGCGGGACGAAAAACGGGACGCTCCATTAGAGGGGTCGCTTCCCCCGTTTTTCGTTGGGGAAATCCCCGTCAATTTCCAGCGTCATTCACGCTGAACTGCAGACAACTGCAACGCGCCATTCCGGCCGCCGCGTCGCGGCCGTGATCTTACATCGGGGTTTTCTCTGCCGATTTGTCACTGGTAAGCCGGTCAGCTGTGGACTTCGGCACGAGTGCATACCAGTGGCCAGAATCGTAACGGACCGGGTAAGGGAACTTCTCCAGCGGGTAGATGGTCGCTCCCAGAAGAAGAAACACACCCCGGCTGGAACGGGCAGAGTTGAGCAGGACCGGTGTCTTCGGTTCCTCGGGCTGCTCTATGGTGAACAGGGAGTCCTGATCGTTGGTGGATTTGAGCAGCAGGCCCGAGGCGGTGATGGTCGCCTTGAAGGAATCGAAAAGGGTTTCCTTGCTCAGATTGGATTCAACCCAGGTAATGGGCTTTGCTTCGTTACCGGAGAGAACAAATCCCTTGCCGGTCTGGGTGGTGATGAACTGCGCCACCTCGGAGAGCGGCACGTTGTTGAAGTCCACCGAGATTGGCAGGTTTGCCGGAACCGGGGGGAGTGGAGCCGGTTCTGCCTTGGCGGCCTGCTGGACTGATGCGGGTTTCTTTTCCTCGTGGGGCGTACAGGCGGAGATCCCGAAGAGGATGGAAGCGACCATGAGGAAGGACGCGAAGAACAGGAAGACGGAGAAGGCTTTCATGGTCATGATCCTTGACGGTTGGTGAACACGAGTTGGCCATTACGGACCACGGGGGTAATGGTGCCGGTGGATGCTGGTAAGGAAGTATGCTCGTTTTTCTTGGAATGGGTGGTCATGACCTTTTTGGAGCCGAAGAGGTCACCGCTGGCCAGGCTTGATTGGCTGAACAGCATGTAGAGGGTAAAGGCGAGGACAAGCGGGATTGCAAAGAACACCGGATGCTTCAACACGTTGACGTGCTGCATGATGGAGAGTTCCTTCACGTCCTTGGCCACGTAAGACTTGTAGCAGTGAAAAATTTTCTCGTTATAGGTCCGGGTATTCGTTGAGAGGGGCTTGCCGCCGGTATCATCGCCGCCGTAGGCATAGCAGAGGTACTTCTTCTTGATCGCACCGCCGAAGAAGTTGACCTTGCGAAAAACATAGGTCCATTCCAAGAGGGAACGAACGGCAGAGTCCACACGTTCCACGGCCTGGGTGATCAGCACCACGTCAAAGCCGTTGTGGCGGTGAGTGGAGGCCCAGGAGGCAAATTGATTGTTCTTTGCGGTTTGCCATTCGCGGGAAGAGAAGACTTTCTGAACCTCATCAAGAACCACCAGGCAGCCGGGCTCTATGTGCATCCAGAAATCGGCCAATTGGTGGTCTTCAAGGAAATGAAGTTGCTTGCAGAGTGCCAGATCGGAGAGGCCGCAGTAGCTCTTGATCATTTCCAGGCACTCCGGATCTGCCATGCCGTCTATATTGGTATAGACAACCCGGCCCATCTGCAGGTTGTCGGTGATCTTCTTCACCGCTTCGTACGTCTTGCCCGAACCGGGCGTACCAGCAAATCCAATGATCATGATTACACCCGGGTAAAGATAGAGGGGATGAGGTTGAGTGTCAGCCGCAGCAGGTAGGCAGCGCCGAGGATGGTGAAGCATTGCGGCAGACCGACAGCATTGATCAGCCACACCAGCTGGTCCGGCAGGTTTGACCAGGCAGCCGCATAGTTGAAGACCACGGCGGAAAGGTCAATTGCCGCCAGGGTGGTTTCAATTACGGTTAACAGCCCATCGAAGATGGTGAAGAACACGAACTGAACCAGGAGAATGAAGCCGTCGAGAACCCAGGTGAAGCCAACGACGCACCAGGTCCAGAAGGCGCGGCACCAATCGATGAGGACAGCGAAGAAAGACATGGTTTTACCTCTTCATGATAACGGCCCGGATCGACAGGAAGCCGAAACAGGCAAGAAGGATAGCCTTGAGCACAGCCAGGCCTGGAGACAAGGTATCGTTCAAGTTGACGGTATGGGTGCCGTACTGTCCGGCCTCGATGGTATAGGTGGAGGTTCCCCCTCCAGGGAGGGAATCGAAGAAGGCTGAAGAGAACGAAAACAGGCCCGAGGATTTGACGTTGGAGAGAAAAGTTGTCATCCGGGCCGGGATGTCGAATTCACCTGGATTATAGGCCGAGGTGAAGGGGTTATCGTTGATCGGTGAATAGGTATCCTCGGTTTCTTTATTGGCTTCCTCTTCCTGGGCCTTTGCGGTTTCTGCCGCTACCTGACCGGTTACAGCGTCACCGCCATTCTGAACACTCGTGAGGTATTCGTTGTAGACGTTGGTGGTGTTTTCGGTGAAAAAGTTCTGTATTTGACCATTCGTCAACGGTGATGGAGACTGAGCCGGAACAGAGGATGGGGCAGAATCGTTTGAGGTGATCTTTTGATCCGAAGGCAAATTCTGAATTGCTGTTTGCAGTTCATCTGCAACCGCCGGAGAGGGGGAAGAGAGCGCATCTTTCAGGCCTGGATAATTAATGGAAACACCTGGGTACAATGTCGCAGGGGCGGTAGTAACCGAGCAACGATAGAGATAGACCACACCAATAGCTGCAATGCCGTTGTAGGTTTCGCCACGGTACTCATAAAGATCGGCGCCAATGACGAAAATTTTACCACTGGAGGTTGCGGTGTAAGGCGTTGCTGAGGAAATAGTGGTTTTTGCTAAACCAGAAGCAGTTCCACCGCCGGTAATGAGATAATTTGTATCCCCAATCTGGATTATCTCTCCAGTTCCGAGAGACCCCGAAGGAACGGTGGTTGTTGAAGTATTGGAGGCAATCGCAGAGGCAAGATTCAGGTAAGTGTCATCGACTGCCGATTTCACAAGATTGAGAATATCTCCGATGGTGGCACCGACCGAACCTTCAGTACCCACATATTGAGCCGCACTTGCCGGGTAGCTTTCCGGACTGACAAAGTTGGCTTTGAAAGCCTGGTAAGCAGGTTGAAAAATGGCATCCGCAGCCGAAGCAACGGCGTTGGCCGCAGCATAAACCGGATCTTGGCCGGTGCGTTCATAGTAGGCAATGCCAGCGATACCGGCGGCACCGGCAACCAGGCCTGAAAGGGCAGCTGTTGAGGAAACCTCGGCAGAGGTCACAAGGGTTTTGCCGATTTTATTTCCATCCAGGACCTTGAGCTTGGTTTTGCTTCCGGTGTAGTAATCATCGGCAGCGGCACCAATGACGGAAACATCCTCAACGGTTAGAACGCTGGCAAAAGCTGGTCCGCTGACCTGGAAGCAGACAAGAAGGATTGCAAAGCACTTGCGTATCATTGCTTGGTCTCCACCGGCTTTTCTTCCTTCACATGGACTGGTTCAGCCTGCTCTTTTTGGGCGTAGCGTTGCTGATACTGGAGATCATCCGCGCACTGGCAACGGAAATGGTCCTGGTACGGCTGGAACTCCTGACCAATACACTGGAACTTGAACATGGAGCCCCGGTACTCGCAGGACCGTTCACAGATGGAGAGGTATTCCCGGCAGGATTTGACATCATTTTTCCGAAGCGGTGCAGAGGTGGAAGAGGTCCGGGGAACCACGTACTCTTTGGGGAACCCTTGGCCCGGGGTGACGCTATAGGAGGCGTTCGGCCCTGCGGGTAATCCAGGTACTTCTTCCCCATGGGCCAGGTAGAGGCCAGTGGTGATGAAGGTCACATAGAGACCGGTGGCGTAAATAAGAATCTTGGTGATGTCGTTCATGCGAGAATCCTTTTCATCAGGCCGAGGAAGAAGCAGACACCGAAGAAGGAAATCCACAGTGCATAGCGCCGGATCTTGGGGAATGAGGGCAAATAGGTCATTTGGGTGCGTTCCTCAGCATGTTTTGAATCAGGTAGCCGCAACCGATCAGGAAGGCGATGCCGGCAAAGGGCGCGGCCAGGTGAAAGAGCTCGGTGAATAAAGCGGCAGCATCGAAGCCATCAGGGAGTTGAATCACTTGCGGCCTCCTTCTCTATTGCGGAAGGTGTGCAGAAACGGTCCAGGAAGTAGGTCACTATTTCGAGGATACAGTTGAACGCCAGATAGGCAGCCCAGAGAAGAAACCCGTGGCTCATACCGAAGAGATAATAAAGGGCGTTGCTGAACTCCCGAGTGGAAGAGTCGGCGAAAAGTATGTAGCGGTGGGTTATCTCGTCGAAAATTGACAGATAAATGGGAGCCGCGATAACCAGAAGGACGATACGTTGCGCTAAATTGATCATGGTCACCACTCCATCTTGGATGCGATCACAAAGGCGATGCCGGTAAGGCCGCCAAGGCCGAAGCTCATGATGTCGCCCAATTGGGAAACGATCTGGTTGAGGATGTCGGTCAGTTCTGCTGCGGTCATCCGATGCGCCCCACGTTGCGGCTGATCGAAAAGACGTAGCTGACGACCAAACCGGCTATCCAGCCGACAAGAACCAAGCCAAGGCCCATGCCATAGGCGATCAAATTCAGGGTCATGTCATCCTCTCAGGCGTTCGGTGTGGGAATGCACCAGGTCATAGGCTTCATCATCGGACAGGCGGTTGTTCATGCGGTCCTGATAGATGGCCTCATCCATGGCGGTTTCCAAGGCGGCATAGCGGTCTTCCGACAGTTCCACGCCGTCACGTTCCCAATGATTATTGGCATAGGTTGCATCCGGTCCTGGCTCCAGACTGCCGAAGGTGTCCAGGTCGCGTTCCCGTAGGGGCGAAATCTCGATATCGCTCCGTGAGGGCCGGTACGAGGGAGTATCACTGGAAACAGCGCTGCTTATTCTCCGGTTGATCTGGTGGGTCCGGTAGGAGCCGATCGGGTCAGCCAGGAACGAGGCGGCGGACTGGAGCGCCGGGAGCAGGATCAAATCTTTGAGCAGATCAAAGGCCATGAGGATAAAAGCACAGACCACGAGCCCGAGAATCAAGGTCTGCATATCCTTGATCAGACCACCGGTGAGGATGGACAGGGCTTCCATGAGGTATTGTGTTGGGTCGACTTTTGGCATGGCGTGTCAAGAAAGTTGGGGAGGGTTACCCCTCCCCGGTGGTTGAGGATTACGCGCTTTTGCCAACACGCATGGTGCGTTTGACATAGGCGTAGCCCAGGAACAACAGGCCGATGCCGATAAAGCCGACCATAAGGGTACTGACGTTGGTGCTGATTCCGGTGATGTCTACTGCGTCGAAAAGGTCTTGCATGGGGTGTTCTCCTATTGCACGTTAAAAGGGGGAATCTGGTTATCTGCCAACCGTGCGCATCAGCATGACCAGGCCAAAAATGATGAGCGCCAAGCCGAGGATTCCGCCGACGGCGGTAAGCATGTCGGTCCGGACGCCATCAAAAAAAGTTGATTCGATTAAGGGGGTCCATTCCATGATCTATTCTCCACGATTGGAAAGAGGACGTTGCCAATCTGCCGGGCCTGCTCGTGATTGATGATGCCTTGATCAACGCTTTGACAAAGAGCCTGGCCGATTTCGCTGTAAGTCAGGGAGTATGATTGTCGGAGGTCCCCGGCTTCGTGGGCAAATCCAGGAAACCACGCTCCTTGCCAGTTCAGCCCGGCACCGGCAGACGCCGGAAGCCGGGCAGCCCTGCCAAGGTCCGGGGATATCCCAAGATCCGCATGGTGAGGACACGTCATTGCATCAGCCAGAGATCGTGGGTGAATCTCCGGATTTTGGAAACAACGCCGGTTCGTTCGTCCACCTGCTCCACCAGATAGGACCGGCAACGGACCTCGGTTTTGATGTTGTTGACGATGTCGCCTTGTTTGCCGAAACGGATATTTGAGGTAACGGCCCACTGTGGCGGGTTGGTGTACTCGTCCGGGGCTTTACCTTTGATCAGGGTATTGAAGATGGGGAGGTTGTCCCGGCTGACGGCGACCTGGTCGGAGGACTCGATACGGCCAGAGATCGGGAAAAAGGGGCTGTTGTTTCCTGCGCTGATGGTGTCTTTCTCGTTGGGCATGATGGTTACTCCTGGTTTTTGATTGGATTTTTGGGTGGTTGGTGGTCTATATTTTTGAGTGCAGAAGTGTTTCTTGTGGCTTATGTGAATGCAGCGGGATGCGCATGGTTTTCCGCCCCGGTGTGCTGGTGAAGCAGTGCCAGCACTGGAGATAGTCTTGGTAGTGGCCGTCTGAGGTTTCCACGGTGGTCACTTCAAGTGGCCTGCCGCAGAGGTGGCAGGTAATCTCTGAGGTGTTGGGGCAGCCTGTGGGTTTCATTGGGTAGTCAATCCTTGGCAAATAACTATTCAGGACAAGCCACTATTCCTGGGTATTTTTTGAACATGACATTTATTAAGTCCTGACATTGTTTTGAAATCTCAGGTTCATTTGTCCGCATTTTCAATTTATGCAGAACGTCAAATGCTTCACGAACTGTCACCGGAAGGTTTGAAGGATGCTGAGAAACATGAAATAAGTGTTTGTAACAATCTGAAGATTTCATTGAGGGATCACCTCGAAAAGGCGGAATTCAGTCACAGGAACAAAAGCGAATTCGGAACCACAGTCAGGGCAAGAGTAGACGAACTGGGTGCCTCTGTTCGTTGGCTGGAGGCCAACAGGCTCAAGAAGGTTTTGGCACTTGGGGCAGATATCGACGGTAATTGAACCGGGGATGGGGCTGAGCTTCTTAATCGAGGCTTTGGTTGTTTGCATGGTCGGTTCCTGGTAGCTGTGTAGGGGTGTTGTGTAAAATAAATCAGTTCTATATCGAGAACTATATTCTATAATAGAAACCATGCCAAGAAAAAAGTTGCATAAAATGAACTCTTATTCGTTTGCGGAGTGCTGGGAGAGAATTCTGCAAAAAACGTCTATCGAAAATTATGCGCAATTAGCTGAAATAATAGGAATTTCTAAATCGAACATCACGAAGAGAAAAGATGAAAATCTATTCCCTGTTGAGTGGGCGTTTTTAGTGGCGGAGAATTTTGGGTTAACAACTGAATG
Coding sequences within it:
- a CDS encoding zonular occludens toxin domain-containing protein — encoded protein: MIIGFAGTPGSGKTYEAVKKITDNLQMGRVVYTNIDGMADPECLEMIKSYCGLSDLALCKQLHFLEDHQLADFWMHIEPGCLVVLDEVQKVFSSREWQTAKNNQFASWASTHRHNGFDVVLITQAVERVDSAVRSLLEWTYVFRKVNFFGGAIKKKYLCYAYGGDDTGGKPLSTNTRTYNEKIFHCYKSYVAKDVKELSIMQHVNVLKHPVFFAIPLVLAFTLYMLFSQSSLASGDLFGSKKVMTTHSKKNEHTSLPASTGTITPVVRNGQLVFTNRQGS
- a CDS encoding phosphoadenosine phosphosulfate reductase family protein, which translates into the protein MNNVISLSGGKDSTAMLHMMLDRGEQIHSAVFFDTGWEFPEMVKHIDLVEQKTGLKVVRLEPEEPFDYWMYEWEMKKKQAGNVGYGWPNHLNRWCTGLKTRQLDKRIKQIENAVVCVGIAADELHRVKSGNKRYPLIEYGVTEEQALEYCRKLGYTWGGLYDIFNRVSCWCCPLQSLPDLRSLRKYRPELWSQLLKMDTDIPTPNRGFNGYKTVADLEHRFSTEDKIKPFYNGKVSRRMLRFIKPHSQQNLFTLI
- a CDS encoding helix-turn-helix transcriptional regulator encodes the protein MLVITEEKPGEGMTYQSPNNNGFQDRFRQIRKELQLSQKAMAEKLAVSLRTLQRYEDGTVSPDAVALERLSHLGVDLHWLITGLPFYRSCSHDRPGAVFFAFRSGQFNEIESLLEAKGVPLYALHQMMENHLLGIVYSLKYLNEKPF
- a CDS encoding site-specific integrase; this translates as MPYRNYNKNKDKFPWLGQVVVNGKQRRKQFASKQAALKWEVEEKERWISEIQNTDLIRTVCLHDWATSYLDYAKARFSEKTYEEKRFAFREFFRSTSAQDNVDGLSANDVRLFLEKEAAQRSGNAANKQRKNLRAAWQWGIKFLGLPKDNPFDTVQRFAETRIERVVPTLDDFWRVYAVADVFQDKLMLLLCLHTGARRDEVFRLQWKDVDFARRKICLHTKKNELGEWKAAWLPLTADLEQLLREHKRTTGLLRYVFLNQCDEAPQKWVPYQFRQHWLKRLCNKANVKQFGFHGIRHLFASILASQNVPLVEIQKMLRHGSITTTARYIHSLDSGNREVLEVLPGLKDRTEAKQKNAVC